A DNA window from Aestuariispira ectoiniformans contains the following coding sequences:
- a CDS encoding SDR family NAD(P)-dependent oxidoreductase has product MTEDMRKSVILTGASRGIGHSTVKRFSDEGWRIITCSRDDIPPHCKADPNWTHHIPTNLADPASVQAFIDQANEILHGAPLHALVNNAAISPKTPYKERLGCLNGDADRWREVFELNFFTPLTLCRGFAAALGRGAKAGGAGVVNITSIAGHAIHPFAGSAYSTSKAALSALTRELAVEFAELGVRVNAVAPGEIATEMIGPEYEPLINRIPMKRMGTPEEVAACVYQLCNSDFNYVTGTEVFVTGGQHVY; this is encoded by the coding sequence ATGACCGAAGATATGCGGAAATCCGTTATCCTTACCGGGGCCAGCCGGGGTATTGGCCACTCCACCGTCAAACGGTTTTCCGACGAAGGCTGGCGGATCATTACCTGCTCCCGCGATGACATTCCGCCTCATTGCAAGGCCGATCCGAACTGGACCCATCATATTCCGACCAATCTTGCGGACCCGGCGTCGGTTCAGGCCTTCATCGACCAGGCCAACGAGATTCTGCACGGTGCACCGTTGCATGCGCTGGTCAACAATGCCGCTATATCTCCGAAAACACCTTACAAGGAACGATTGGGGTGCCTGAATGGCGACGCCGACCGCTGGCGTGAAGTCTTCGAGTTGAACTTCTTTACCCCGCTGACCCTGTGCCGCGGTTTTGCAGCCGCCCTGGGGCGCGGCGCCAAGGCCGGGGGTGCCGGGGTGGTGAATATTACCTCCATCGCGGGCCACGCCATCCACCCCTTTGCCGGGTCGGCCTATTCCACATCCAAGGCCGCCTTGTCGGCTTTGACGCGTGAACTCGCAGTCGAATTTGCGGAACTGGGTGTACGTGTCAATGCTGTCGCCCCCGGTGAGATCGCAACGGAAATGATTGGTCCGGAATATGAACCGCTGATCAACCGCATCCCGATGAAACGTATGGGAACGCCGGAAGAGGTCGCGGCTTGCGTCTACCAACTTTGCAACAGTGACTTCAACTATGTCACTGGCACGGAAGTATTCGTGACGGGCGGACAGCACGTCTACTGA
- the pdxH gene encoding pyridoxamine 5'-phosphate oxidase produces MELKTENPFQLFEQWLDEAKESEPNDPNAMALATADSTGQPSVRMVLLKDVDERGFVFYTNLESNKGHDLAENPKAGLLFHWKSKRRQVRVKGLVEAVSPEEADAYFASRARGSQIGAWASDQSRPLESKFALEKRVAKYAAQFGIGTVPRPEHWSGFRIVPQYIEFWQDGKFRLHDRFVFTREDSQSPWQIDRLYP; encoded by the coding sequence ATGGAACTGAAAACAGAAAACCCATTCCAGCTTTTCGAACAGTGGTTGGACGAAGCGAAGGAAAGCGAGCCGAACGATCCCAATGCCATGGCTTTGGCAACGGCGGACTCAACAGGACAGCCTTCTGTGCGCATGGTCCTGCTGAAGGATGTGGATGAACGCGGTTTTGTCTTCTATACCAACCTGGAAAGCAACAAAGGGCACGACCTGGCGGAAAACCCGAAGGCCGGCCTGCTATTCCATTGGAAAAGCAAACGCCGTCAGGTCCGCGTGAAAGGTTTGGTTGAGGCCGTCTCTCCGGAAGAGGCTGACGCCTATTTCGCCTCCCGCGCAAGAGGCAGCCAGATCGGGGCCTGGGCAAGTGACCAGTCCCGCCCACTGGAAAGCAAATTCGCCCTTGAGAAGCGGGTTGCCAAATATGCCGCCCAATTCGGCATCGGCACCGTACCGCGCCCCGAACATTGGTCCGGCTTCCGGATTGTCCCGCAGTACATCGAATTCTGGCAGGATGGAAAGTTCCGCCTGCATGATCGTTTTGTTTTCACGCGCGAAGACAGCCAAAGCCCCTGGCAGATTGACCGCCTTTATCCGTAA
- a CDS encoding DnaJ C-terminal domain-containing protein, with translation MAYASTMKDPYDVLGVARDSTEADIKKAYRTLAKELHPDLNPNDPIVEQRFKEVSQAYNLLSDKEKRAQFDRGEINADGSPRADFGYGGGGFGGGGFGGGGFGGAEDIFSDLFGRGRAQQGRGGRRVRMKGQDVNYTVRVPFLEAARGGKRRLKMHDGSFVEVNIPPGTTDGQTLRLREKGTPGFGGGPAGDAYVEIHVDTHDHFERDGNDIFLDVPVTLSEAVLGGKITVPTIWGKVSVTVPTGANTGTTLRLRGKGINPSKGNAGDQYVRLKVMLPEKPDKELVEFVKSWSKDYDYDVRKKLGMDGD, from the coding sequence GTGGCTTACGCGAGCACGATGAAAGATCCGTATGACGTCCTGGGTGTGGCGAGAGATTCCACGGAGGCCGATATCAAGAAGGCCTATCGCACATTGGCGAAGGAATTGCACCCCGATCTGAACCCTAATGACCCTATTGTTGAGCAGCGTTTCAAGGAAGTTTCGCAGGCCTATAACCTGTTGTCCGACAAGGAAAAGCGCGCGCAGTTCGATCGTGGCGAAATCAACGCGGACGGTTCACCCCGGGCTGACTTCGGCTATGGCGGAGGCGGCTTCGGCGGTGGCGGGTTTGGCGGCGGCGGTTTTGGCGGGGCGGAGGATATCTTTTCCGACCTGTTCGGACGTGGGCGTGCCCAGCAGGGACGCGGTGGCCGCCGTGTCCGGATGAAAGGCCAGGACGTCAACTATACCGTTCGCGTTCCCTTCCTGGAGGCCGCGCGCGGTGGGAAACGCCGTTTAAAAATGCACGACGGCAGCTTTGTCGAGGTCAATATCCCGCCCGGAACAACCGACGGACAGACCCTGCGCCTGCGCGAAAAGGGGACGCCGGGCTTTGGCGGCGGGCCTGCAGGGGATGCCTATGTGGAAATCCATGTAGACACTCATGACCATTTTGAACGGGACGGAAACGACATCTTTCTGGATGTTCCCGTCACCCTGTCAGAGGCCGTTCTTGGCGGGAAAATCACGGTCCCGACAATTTGGGGCAAGGTCTCCGTGACCGTGCCCACAGGGGCCAATACCGGCACGACGTTACGCCTGCGCGGCAAGGGCATTAACCCTTCGAAGGGCAATGCCGGTGACCAATATGTCCGGCTGAAAGTGATGCTGCCGGAGAAACCGGACAAGGAACTCGTCGAGTTCGTGAAATCATGGTCCAAGGACTATGATTATGACGTCCGCAAGAAACTGGGCATGGATGGGGACTAA
- a CDS encoding YihY family inner membrane protein — protein MVKTVAQQPEPAPKRPQKTPSERSGFLRDIVGFTSYVFQRFAQDGMQQKAAALTFTSLLALVPLLAISFAIFAAFPAFERIKGQVHSFLFQNFIPEVGSTVQQHLESFTAKTGSLTAIGVIFLGVTAIMLLMTISNTFNEIWRAKRQRGVVSRLLVFWALLTLAPLFFGASLSISSYLFTLAQASGVESYTGELARLAGVLPFLLQACGFTILFLVVPNFPVSRMDAVIGGIIASTLLELLKRAFGLYVTSFPTYQTIYGAMATIPIFLMWVYFSWNVVLFSAELTAALPEWRSGGRQLNVRNLSPIAKLEAALAVLDQLNQASKMGTGIGAKRLSTQCRLGPSIMTWALNTLEDRKYVIKGDNGRWHLSRDLDQRSLRALADELGVTLLPNLSPAQAHHPWAHRLRAQLTVLREDEKDLMDISLKQLLANKQPHEDFPETAPVQVAAPEPAQKSTTWKRIVALITLGALSSTQ, from the coding sequence ATGGTAAAAACGGTGGCCCAACAGCCGGAACCGGCCCCGAAGCGCCCCCAGAAGACGCCTTCGGAACGGTCCGGCTTTCTACGCGATATAGTCGGCTTCACAAGTTATGTGTTCCAGCGATTCGCCCAGGATGGCATGCAACAGAAGGCCGCCGCCCTGACCTTCACCTCGCTGTTGGCCCTTGTGCCGTTGCTGGCGATCAGCTTTGCCATTTTCGCAGCCTTCCCGGCCTTCGAGCGAATCAAGGGACAGGTCCACAGCTTTCTGTTTCAGAATTTCATTCCCGAAGTCGGCAGCACCGTCCAACAGCATCTGGAATCCTTCACCGCAAAGACCGGCAGCCTGACCGCCATCGGGGTAATCTTCCTCGGTGTGACTGCCATCATGCTGCTCATGACCATCAGCAATACGTTCAACGAAATCTGGCGCGCGAAACGCCAACGCGGCGTTGTTTCCCGTCTGCTCGTCTTCTGGGCCCTGCTGACCCTCGCCCCGTTGTTCTTCGGTGCCAGCCTGTCGATCAGCAGTTATCTCTTCACATTGGCCCAGGCCAGCGGTGTCGAGAGCTATACGGGCGAGCTTGCCCGTCTCGCCGGGGTTCTTCCTTTCCTGTTGCAGGCCTGCGGTTTCACAATCCTGTTTCTTGTCGTCCCGAATTTCCCCGTCAGCCGTATGGATGCCGTCATCGGCGGCATAATCGCCAGCACCCTGCTGGAACTTCTCAAGAGGGCCTTCGGCCTCTATGTCACCAGCTTCCCGACCTATCAGACGATCTATGGCGCGATGGCGACCATCCCGATTTTCCTGATGTGGGTTTATTTCTCATGGAATGTCGTCCTGTTCAGCGCCGAATTAACAGCGGCCCTGCCGGAATGGCGGTCCGGAGGACGACAGCTTAATGTCCGCAACCTGTCTCCGATTGCCAAACTGGAGGCGGCACTAGCCGTTCTCGATCAGCTAAACCAGGCGTCAAAGATGGGAACCGGCATAGGGGCCAAACGGCTGTCCACCCAATGCCGCCTCGGGCCCAGTATAATGACCTGGGCGCTCAACACGCTGGAAGACAGGAAGTATGTGATAAAGGGCGACAATGGCCGCTGGCATCTGTCGCGGGACCTGGACCAGCGCAGCCTGCGCGCCCTGGCGGACGAGTTAGGGGTAACCCTGTTACCTAATCTTTCCCCGGCCCAGGCGCATCACCCTTGGGCACATCGCCTCCGCGCGCAGCTCACGGTTCTGCGGGAGGACGAAAAGGACCTGATGGACATTTCCCTGAAACAGTTGCTTGCCAACAAGCAACCGCATGAGGATTTCCCCGAAACCGCCCCGGTTCAGGTAGCGGCGCCGGAACCGGCACAGAAATCAACAACCTGGAAACGCATCGTCGCCCTCATCACACTGGGTGCACTCAGCAGCACCCAGTAG
- the fabI gene encoding enoyl-ACP reductase FabI, translating into MNNSARLMAGKRGIILGVANDKSIAWGIAKAVHEQGAELAFTFQGEALEKRVRPLAEQVGSNLVMPCDVTDETSMDAVFKTIEEEWGSLDFMVHAIAYSDKDELKGQYLATSRDNFLKSMDISCYSLTALAQRAAPLMNEGGSIVTLTYYGAERVMPHYNVMGVAKAALEASVRYLAVDLGNKGVRVNAISAGPIKTLAASGIGDFRYILKWNELNAPLKRNVTIDEVGGAGLYLLSDLGAGVTGEVHHVDCGYHTVGMVGIDAAEEASELLASLKGKG; encoded by the coding sequence ATGAATAATTCTGCGCGTCTGATGGCCGGAAAACGCGGCATCATTCTTGGGGTGGCAAACGATAAATCCATCGCCTGGGGCATCGCGAAAGCCGTGCATGAACAAGGCGCGGAGTTGGCCTTCACTTTTCAGGGTGAAGCGTTGGAAAAACGCGTCCGCCCGTTGGCTGAACAGGTTGGCTCCAACCTGGTTATGCCGTGTGACGTAACCGACGAAACCAGCATGGATGCCGTCTTCAAGACCATTGAAGAGGAATGGGGCAGCCTGGATTTCATGGTCCATGCCATTGCCTATTCCGACAAGGATGAACTGAAAGGCCAGTATCTTGCGACTTCCCGGGATAACTTCCTGAAGTCCATGGATATTTCCTGCTATTCCCTGACGGCCCTGGCACAGCGTGCGGCCCCGTTGATGAATGAAGGCGGCTCGATCGTAACGCTCACCTATTATGGTGCGGAACGCGTTATGCCGCATTATAACGTTATGGGCGTGGCCAAGGCGGCGCTGGAAGCAAGCGTGCGTTACCTGGCGGTTGACCTGGGCAACAAGGGCGTCCGCGTGAATGCGATTTCCGCAGGTCCGATCAAGACCCTTGCGGCCAGCGGCATTGGCGACTTCCGCTATATCCTGAAATGGAACGAACTGAACGCACCGCTGAAACGCAATGTGACGATCGACGAGGTTGGCGGCGCTGGCCTGTATCTGCTGTCCGATCTGGGCGCCGGTGTTACCGGTGAGGTTCATCACGTGGACTGTGGTTATCACACGGTCGGCATGGTCGGCATTGACGCGGCGGAAGAAGCGTCTGAACTGCTCGCCAGTTTGAAAGGGAAAGGGTAG